Proteins co-encoded in one Rattus rattus isolate New Zealand chromosome 5, Rrattus_CSIRO_v1, whole genome shotgun sequence genomic window:
- the LOC116900492 gene encoding olfactory receptor 4B1-like, whose product MARANNVTELIITGLFQDPNVQKVCFVLFLPVYMATVLGNGLIVAMVSVSKSLHSPMYIFLSSLSLVEIFYSSTVVPKFITDLLAKVKTISLNGCLAQIFFFHFLGVAEIFLLVVMAYDHYVAICKPLHYMNIMSRQVCHTLVAVSWLGGFLHSIIQVLITIQLPFCGPNVIDHYFCDLQPLFKLACTDTFVESVIVMANSGLIALCSFLVLVSSYVIILINLRNHSADGRRKALSTCASHITVVTLFFGPAIFLYMRPSSTFTEDKLVAVFYTVITPMLNPVIYTLRNAEVKNAVRKLWGKKNIRMK is encoded by the coding sequence ATGGCAAGGGCAAATAACGTGACTGAATTGATCATCACTGGCCTTTTCCAGGATCCAAATGTGCAGAAAGTGTGCTTTGTGCTGTTCCTTCCTGTGTACATGGCCACCGTGTTGGGCAACGGCCTCATTGTTGCAATGGTCAGTGTCAGTAAGAGTCTGCATTCTCCCATGTATATCTTCCTCAGCTCATTGTCCCTAGTGGAGATATTCTACTCTTCTACTGTTGTCCCTAAGTTCATCACTGATTTACTTGCTAAGGTTAAAACCATCTCTCTGAACGGCTGTCTGGCACAGAtattcttcttccatttcttgggGGTGGCTGAGATATTTTTGCTTGTGGTAATGGCCTATGACcactatgtggccatctgcaaaccTCTTCATTACATGAACATCATGAGTCGTCAAGTGTGCCACACGCTGGTGGCTGTTTCTTGGCTGGGGGGCTTCTTACATTCTATAATTCAGGTTCTTATCACTATTCAGCTGCCCTTCTGTGGTCCCAATGTGATTGACCACTACTTCTGTGACCTCCAGCCATTATTCAAGCTGGCTTGTACTGACACATTTGTGGAAAGTGTCATTGTAATGGCCAATAGTGGCTTAATTGCTCTGTGTTCCTTCCTTGTCTTGGTATCCTCCTATGTCATCATTCTGATCAATTTGAGGAACCATTCTGCAGATGGGAGACGTAAGGCTCTCTCCACCTGTGCCTCTCACATCACGGTGGTCACCTTGTTCTTTGGACCTGCCATCTTCCTCTACATGAGACCTTCCTCTACTTTCACTGAAGACAAACTTGTAGCTGTGTTCTACACGGTCATCACCCCCATGCTGAACCCTGTTATCTACACCCTGAGAAATGCAGAGGTGAAAAATGCTGTGAGGAAGTTGTGGGGCAAAAAGAACATAAGGATGAAGTAA